One window from the genome of Salvia splendens isolate huo1 chromosome 9, SspV2, whole genome shotgun sequence encodes:
- the LOC121748246 gene encoding profilin-3-like: MSWQTYVDEHLMCDIEGQAGLKLAAAAILGHDGAVWAQSATFPQMKPEEIKGILNDFEEPGSLAPTGLFFGGAKYMVIQGEPGAVIRGKKGSGGITIKKSGQALVFGVYEEPVTPGQCNMVVERLADYLIDQGM; encoded by the exons ATGTCGTGGCAAACTTACGTGGATGAGCACTTGATGTGCGATATCGAAGGACAGGCAGGGCTGAAACTGGCCGCGGCCGCTATCCTCGGCCATGATGGCGCTGTCTGGGCTCAGAGCGCCACCTTCCCTCAG ATGAAGCCAGAGGAGATAAAAGGAATATTGAACGATTTCGAGGAACCCGGGTCCCTGGCCCCCACTGGCTTGTTCTTTGGTGGGGCTAAGTATATGGTCATTCAAGGCGAGCCCGGCGCTGTCATTCGTGGAAAGAAG GGATCTGGAGGCATAACTATCAAGAAGTCTGGGCAAGCACTGGTGTTCGGAGTGTACGAGGAGCCGGTGACTCCAGGGCAATGCAACATGGTTGTTGAGAGGCTGGCTGATTACCTAATCGATCAGGGCATGTAG
- the LOC121748245 gene encoding glucan endo-1,3-beta-glucosidase 13-like, which yields MGSAFLFATLQLLTLFGVCRGGKIGICYGRNADDLPTPDKAVQLIKLHNIKYVRIYDSNIQVLKTFANTGIELMIGIPNADLLAFSQFQSNADTWLKNSILPYYPATKITYITVGAEVTEAPSNISAMVVPAMQNVLTSLKKAGLHKKIKVSSTHSLGVLSRSFPPSAGAFSSKFALFLKPMLEFLAENQSPFMVNIYPYYAYRDSSSNVSLDYALFESSSEVIDPNTGLLYTNMFDAQIDAINFALMALNFRTIQIMVTETGWPSKGSPKETAATPDNAQTYNTNLIRHLINDTGTPAKPGGEIDTYIFSLFNENRKPGLESERNWGLFFPDQTSVYNLDFTGKSTVDINPDTNVTTSSNGTWCIASANASEPDLRNGLDWACGSGNVDCSAIQPSQPCFEPDNLVSHASYAFNSYYQQNGATDIACSFGGAGVRTNQNPSYDNCLYMTLGANKTASANATANPLAKASSSYAQAASMLLLGCSVMASFVLLQVSC from the exons ATGGGGAGCGCGTTTCTCTTCGCAACTCTTCAGCTGCTTACGCTCTTTG GCGTATGCAGAGGTGGTAAAATCGGAATATGCTATGGGAGAAATGCAGATGATCTACCCACCCCAGATAAAGCTGTGCAGCTGATCAAACTTCACAATATCAAATATGTAAGGATATACGACTCCAATATCCAAGTCCTCAAGACATTCGCAAATACAGGAATTGAGCTCATGATCGGGATCCCCAATGCCGACTTGCTAGCCTTCTCTCAGTTCCAATCCAATGCTGATACATGGTTGAAAAACAGCATTCTCCCATACTATCCGGCCACAAAAATCACTTACATAACTGTTGGTGCTGAAGTAACTGAAGCTCCCAGTAATATATCTGCCATGGTAGTTCCTGCAATGCAAAATGTCCTAACTTCTCTCAAGAAAGCCGGGCTTCATAAGAAGATTAAAGTCTCCAGCACTCATTCCTTGGGTGTTTTGTCCCGCTCGTTCCCACCTTCTGCAGGGGCTTTCAGCAGTAAATTTGCGCTGTTTCTGAAACCGATGTTGGAATTTCTTGCTGAGAATCAGTCTCCCTTTATGGTTAATATATATCCTTACTATGCCTATAGAGACTCCTCGAGCAATGTGTCCCTCGACTATGCTCTTTTTGAGTCCTCGTCTGAAGTTATTGATCCAAACACTGGATTGTTATACACAAATATGTTTGATGCTCAGATTGATGCAATCAACTTTGCACTCATGGCTTTGAATTTCCGAACTATTCAGATTATGGTTACCGAGACAGGATGGCCTTCTAAAGGATCCCCAAAGGAGACTGCTGCCACTCCAGATAACGCGCAAACATACAACACGAATCTGATCCGTCATCTCATCAATGACACCGGAACTCCTGCGAAGCCAGGAGGGGAGATAGATACATACATCTTCTCATTGTTCAATGAGAATAGGAAGCCTGGTTTGGAATCAGAGAGAAATTGGGGCTTGTTTTTTCCTGACCAGACAAGCGTGTACAATCTGGATTTCACTGGGAAAAGTACCGTGGATATCAATCCAGACACAAACGTGACAACCAGTTCAAATGGAACGTGGTGCATTGCATCAGCCAATGCCTCGGAACCTGATCTTAGGAATGGTCTAGACTGGGCCTGTGGTTCAGGAAACGTTGACTGCTCGGCTATTCAGCCGAGTCAGCCTTGCTTCGAGCCTGATAACTTGGTATCTCATGCTTCTTATGCCTTCAACAGTTACTACCAGCAGAATGGGGCTACAGATATCGCTTGCAGTTTTGGCGGAGCAGGAGTCAGAACGAACCAGAACCCGA GTTATGACAACTGCCTCTATATGACACTCGG GGCCAACAAAACTGCGTCCGCAAATGCAACAGCGAATCCTTTGGCAAAAGCATCGTCATCATATGCGCAAGCAGCCTCAATGCTGCTCCTTGGCTGCTCGGTGATGGCTTCATTCGTGTTGCTACAAGTTTCGTGCTAG
- the LOC121747050 gene encoding probable pectinesterase 53: MSPCGRLVIFHMTVVVVLLNSMGTRCHTKGIRPERAANSEQQFMKWVDFVGSLKHSLFKTATNKVSPSRIITVHKNPIYGDFTSIQDAIHSLPTINLVRVVIKVHAGLYTEKVEIPPLKSYVTIEGAGADATVVQWGDTAQSQPLGTYGSATFAVNSPFFIAKNITFKNTAPVPEPGAVGKQAVAFRISADTAVLVGCKFLGAQDTLYDQLGRHYYRDCYIEGSVDFIFGSGLSLFENCHVHAIASRVGAVTAQGRSSILDESGFSFVKCKVTGSGALYLGRAWGPFSRVVFSYTYMDNIIIPKGWYNWGDPSREMTVFYGQYKCTGEGARFAGRVAWSRELTDEEAKPFISLNFIDGTEWITI; encoded by the exons ATGTCTCCTTGTGGCAGACTTGTGATTTTCCATATGACAGTGGTGGTAGTGCTGCTGAATTCGATGGGCACAAGATGCCACACCAAAGGCATTAGGCCTGAGAGAGCGGCCAACTCGGAGCAGCAGTTCATGAAATGGGTTGATTTTGTGGGAAGCTTAAAGCATTCCCTCTTCAAGACAGCCACCAACAAAGTCTCACCATCTCGCATCATCACAGTCCACAAAAACCCCATATATGGAGACTTCACTTCCATTCAGGATGCAATTCACTCTCTCCCTACCATCAATCTCGTCAGAGTCGTCATCAAGGTCCATGCAGGCCTTTACAC GGAGAAGGTGGAAATACCTCCATTGAAATCATACGTAACGATCGAAGGTGCGGGAGCAGATGCAACGGTAGTGCAATGGGGCGACACAGCCCAATCGCAGCCTCTGGGGACGTACGGTTCGGCCACGTTCGCCGTGAACTCCCCATTCTTCATCGCCAAGAACATCACATTCAAGAACACCGCACCGGTGCCGGAGCCGGGAGCGGTGGGGAAGCAGGCGGTGGCGTTCCGGATATCGGCCGACACGGCAGTGCTGGTGGGGTGCAAGTTCCTGGGGGCCCAGGACACTCTGTACGACCAACTCGGGAGACACTACTACAGGGATTGCTACATCGAGGGGTCGGTCGACTTCATCTTCGGCAGTGGCCTCTCCCTGTTTGAG AATTGTCATGTGCATGCTATAGCATCGAGGGTGGGGGCAGTGACAGCGCAGGGGAGAAGCAGTATATTAGATGAGAGTGGATTTTCGTTTGTCAAGTGCAAGGTGACGGGGTCGGGGGCTCTCTACCTTGGGAGGGCGTGGGGCCCATTTTCAAGGGTTGTTTTCTCTTACACCTACATGGACAATATCATCATCCCTAAAGGCTGGTACAACTGGGGTGATCCCTCTAGAGAAat GACTGTGTTTTATGGGCAATACAAATGCACAGGAGAAGGGGCAAGGTTTGCAGGAAGAGTGGCATGGTCAAGAGAACTAACTGATGAAGAGGCCAAGCCTTTTATCTCTCTAAACTTCATTGATGGCACTGAGTGGATCACTATATGA